Below is a window of Vicinamibacteria bacterium DNA.
GTGGCGGGCGAGTGCCCCATCTGCAACCGCGAGCTCGAGGAGACTTTCGTTCGCAACGCCTACAGCTGTCCCATCCACCCGGTCGTGTCCGAAGAGCTTCCCGGCCAGTGTCCCATCTGCGGGCGCGCGCTCTACCTCGTGAGCCTCGAGGTGAGCTACGCATGTCCCATGCATCCCGAAGTTCGAGAGCGTTCTGAGGGATCTTGCCCGATCTGTCATATGGCGCTCGTCGCCGAGACTTCGACGCGTCCCCATCAAGATCACTATCCGAAGCACGGCGGTATCTTCTTCATGGCGCCCGACAACTGGCACCACCTCGAGGGCGCCTACCCCGAGGAGGGGGTGTTTCGCGTGTACCTTTACGACAATTTCTCGCAGTCGATGGATGCCAGGCGATTCCGGGGCCGGGCCGTGCTCGAGGAAGAGTTCGACGCGGAGCTGAAACAGACGCGGGAGCTGGTTGCCCATCCGCTCGTCCCTGCGCCGGATGGCGGCTATCTCGAAGCCCGCGTCGGCAAGCTTGCTCTGCCCCGCGAGGTCACCGCCAAGATCCAGTTTGCATCCGAAGGCCCCTTCGAGCGGTTCGATTTTGTTTTCGCAGATCTCTCCCGGGAGGGCGAATCCGCGGTGACGGCGTCGGACTCCTCCAGCGATGCGCTGGTGATTCCGGAGGCGCCGGCGGATATCGCCGTGGCGATTGTCGAGCGGAACGAGATCGTCCGAGATCTCGTGGCCACCGGCGCTTTCGCCGAAGTGTACGTTCCGGCGCTGGAAGCAAAAGAGCTCGCGATCGCTCTCGAGGGGCACGTACTCGAGGCGCCGTCCGAGCTGCGCTCCGAGCTCGAGTGGGCGGTCAGGCAGCTGGTGCGTT
It encodes the following:
- a CDS encoding heavy metal-binding domain-containing protein encodes the protein MVLLLWLLLGAQEAERVWTCPVHREITETVAGECPICNRELEETFVRNAYSCPIHPVVSEELPGQCPICGRALYLVSLEVSYACPMHPEVRERSEGSCPICHMALVAETSTRPHQDHYPKHGGIFFMAPDNWHHLEGAYPEEGVFRVYLYDNFSQSMDARRFRGRAVLEEEFDAELKQTRELVAHPLVPAPDGGYLEARVGKLALPREVTAKIQFASEGPFERFDFVFADLSREGESAVTASDSSSDALVIPEAPADIAVAIVERNEIVRDLVATGAFAEVYVPALEAKELAIALEGHVLEAPSELRSELEWAVRQLVRSAWLLDDYGDLGNREKVLLAYRLFDEATEGIQGIYAK